In Lacinutrix sp. Bg11-31, the DNA window TCCATCTGCAGTAAAAGCATCTAATTTAGTAAATGGAATTTCTGTAATAAAAAACTGAGAACCGTTTGTATTTAAACCTCCAGAATTTGCCATAGATAATATACCTGCTTTGTCGTGGCTTAAGCTTGTGTCAAACTCACTATAGAATTTATATCCAGCACTTCCAGTTCCTGTTGCAGTTGGATCTCCACCTTGAATCATGAATTTATCCATAACACGATGAAAAATAATACCATCGTAAAAAGGTTTTCCTTTTAAAGAATCTGCTAAACTTGGGTGAGTACCTTCTGCTAAACCAACAAAATTGGCAACAGTAACAGGTGCTTTTTCATAATATAATTTTGCAACCATTATACCTTTAGTGGTATTAATTTCTGCGTACAATCCATCTTCTAAATCTGGATACTGATCTTGACAAGATGATGCGCTCATGCTTACCAATAGGGCAATAATAAAAAGTTTCATAGTGTGTTTAATGTTATTCATTTTAAAGATATTATTTTTTTGTGATTGAATTTACTGTTACTTGACTAATTAAAGGTGTGTTTCTACCAATTTTATTTTCATCTCCATAATAGCCATACGCTTTTTGCGATGGGAATATAAAGGTGTATGTTTCTCCTGCTTTCATTAATTTTAAACCTTCGCGCAAACCTGTAAAAAGTTCTTCTTGGTCCATGGCGTAGTTTCTATTTTTTAATTCTGAAGCTGTATAAATAGTTTGACCATTTAAGGCTTTAAGATTAAAATCGAAATTAACAACATCACTAAATTCTGCTAATTTAGAAGTTTCGTTTCCAGTAACTACAGAATCTTTAGCAATCCAAAAACCAAATTCTGAAGCCGTAAATTGTTTAGTGTCTTGAGTTTTAATGTATGCTTGGATAGCTTTTTCTTCGGTTTCGTAAAGTTTTTTATTACGTATTACAGATTCCTCGATTGAAGATCCTGTTTTTACAGTCTCTGGTTTTCGAGCTTCTGGTGTTTTACAAGCGAATATACATGTAAAAGCAAAGAGTAAAACTACAAGTTTATTCATTATTAAGGGCTTTACTATAAGCTGGTAATATACTAATAAATTTTTCAACTGTAGATTCTAAAGAGGTGTCACTTTTTCCACCAGCTGCGTTTGTATGTCCTCCACCT includes these proteins:
- the gldI gene encoding gliding motility-associated peptidyl-prolyl isomerase GldI, which translates into the protein MNKLVVLLFAFTCIFACKTPEARKPETVKTGSSIEESVIRNKKLYETEEKAIQAYIKTQDTKQFTASEFGFWIAKDSVVTGNETSKLAEFSDVVNFDFNLKALNGQTIYTASELKNRNYAMDQEELFTGLREGLKLMKAGETYTFIFPSQKAYGYYGDENKIGRNTPLISQVTVNSITKK